Proteins co-encoded in one uncultured Fretibacterium sp. genomic window:
- a CDS encoding RtcB family protein: MEGFVIRGRCTEAVVYALQLDEIAQAQILELCCQEFARDAHIRIMPDAHAGAGCVIGTTMAVSDRIAPSLVGVDIGCGMEAVKLSDMEADLPRLDEVVRTRVPSGFTVRARPHPFMKDVKNGFLKDLRCARLLDLDRAQLDVGTLGGGNHFIELDRADGGGLWLVVHSGSRHPGLVVSEIYRRLAKAYCAGVPEGTLLDLFLSYANGSAKRDNLAKLTEALTAAERTAERRHGRSLPADLSYLEGQLMSFYLQDMELMTRYADLNRRAIATEILEGMGLTDSVCDRFCTVHNFISRSDGVLRKGAVPALAGERFLLPMNMRDGGLICIGKGNPEWNSSGPHGAGRIMSRGDAKRTLSLSDYTAAMEGIYTTCVSPETLDEAPDAYKPMDSILAAIGPTAEVADRLRPVYNFKAGGK, from the coding sequence ATGGAAGGATTTGTTATCAGAGGACGATGCACCGAGGCAGTCGTGTACGCACTCCAGCTCGATGAGATCGCGCAAGCGCAGATTCTGGAGCTGTGTTGTCAGGAGTTCGCGCGCGACGCGCATATCCGCATCATGCCGGACGCGCACGCTGGAGCGGGGTGCGTCATCGGAACGACAATGGCGGTATCGGACCGCATCGCGCCGAGCCTCGTCGGCGTGGATATCGGGTGCGGAATGGAGGCGGTAAAGCTGTCCGATATGGAGGCAGACCTGCCGAGGCTGGACGAGGTCGTACGCACGCGGGTTCCGTCGGGCTTCACCGTGCGAGCCCGTCCGCATCCCTTCATGAAGGACGTAAAAAACGGTTTTCTGAAGGACCTGCGATGCGCGAGGCTTTTGGACCTTGACCGGGCGCAGCTCGATGTGGGGACGCTCGGGGGCGGCAACCACTTCATCGAGCTCGACCGCGCCGATGGCGGCGGACTGTGGCTCGTCGTGCACTCGGGCTCCCGGCACCCCGGGCTTGTGGTCTCGGAGATCTATCGACGGCTTGCAAAGGCGTACTGCGCCGGGGTCCCGGAGGGGACGCTTCTGGACCTGTTCCTTTCTTACGCCAACGGTTCCGCGAAACGCGACAACCTCGCGAAGCTCACGGAGGCCCTGACGGCCGCAGAGAGGACGGCAGAGCGACGGCATGGGCGGTCCCTTCCTGCGGACCTGTCGTATCTGGAGGGGCAGCTCATGAGTTTTTATTTACAGGACATGGAGCTCATGACACGGTATGCGGACCTGAACCGGAGAGCGATCGCCACGGAGATACTCGAGGGGATGGGACTGACGGACTCCGTATGCGACCGGTTCTGCACGGTCCACAACTTTATCTCCCGAAGCGACGGGGTCCTTCGTAAGGGGGCGGTCCCCGCCCTGGCGGGAGAGCGGTTCCTGCTGCCGATGAACATGCGGGACGGCGGCCTCATCTGTATCGGGAAGGGAAACCCCGAGTGGAACTCTTCCGGGCCGCACGGCGCGGGGCGCATCATGAGCCGGGGCGACGCGAAGCGCACGTTGTCGCTCTCGGACTACACGGCGGCGATGGAAGGGATCTACACGACCTGCGTCTCGCCGGAGACGCTGGACGAGGCCCCGGATGCCTACAAGCCGATGGACTCCATCCTCGCCGCCATCGGGCCCACCGCAGAGGTCGCAGACAGGCTCCGGCCCGTCTACAATTTCAAAGCGGGAGGCAAATAA
- a CDS encoding Crp/Fnr family transcriptional regulator, protein MDTNGLKLSETAIFKGMSEDEIQAAMRVLQAHDRSYKKGETVLHAGETTDNMGLMLEGSVTIRSDDLWGNRTILSHVGPGQFFAETYAFLREVVLLVDVCANENCRILFFRIGALRGPTGRAEPWLLRLTTNLLVISSHKNLVLSERSFHTAPRTIRARLLAYLHTVSVQTRSAEFDIPFDRQQLADYLNIDRTALSRELGRMQDEGLITFCKNHFVIHK, encoded by the coding sequence TTGGATACGAACGGGCTGAAGCTGAGCGAGACGGCGATTTTCAAGGGCATGAGCGAGGACGAGATTCAGGCGGCCATGCGCGTCCTCCAGGCGCACGACCGCAGCTACAAAAAGGGGGAGACCGTCCTTCACGCCGGGGAGACGACGGACAACATGGGGCTCATGCTGGAGGGAAGCGTCACGATCCGAAGCGATGACCTGTGGGGCAACCGGACGATCTTGAGCCATGTCGGACCGGGACAGTTCTTCGCTGAGACCTACGCGTTTCTGAGAGAGGTGGTTCTGTTGGTGGATGTCTGCGCCAACGAGAACTGCCGGATTCTGTTCTTCCGGATCGGCGCCCTCCGGGGCCCGACGGGCCGTGCCGAACCCTGGCTGCTCCGGCTGACGACCAACCTTCTCGTCATCTCGTCGCACAAGAACCTCGTCCTGTCGGAAAGGAGCTTTCATACTGCGCCCAGGACCATCCGCGCCCGGCTCCTCGCCTACCTGCACACCGTCTCCGTACAGACGCGCAGCGCGGAGTTCGACATCCCGTTCGACCGCCAGCAGCTGGCCGACTACCTGAACATCGACCGAACGGCCCTGTCCCGGGAGCTCGGAAGGATGCAGGACGAGGGGCTGATCACATTCTGCAAGAACCACTTCGTCATCCATAAATAG